The genomic window ATATAACTAAGGAAagtaataaatcaaatttttattaacaaaTGATCAAAATTACACTTATTAATTAATAGTAAATATATTGTTCCAAAGTTATATAAATAGAtctaaaatataatagacATACCATGAtagtaataatatttttagtaAATATTGAATTAAAGTTACTATTATTAAAAGAATACTTcggttaataaatatttaactatTCTATATGTCTgtgttatatttttaatttacttaTCCTACTATTTTAAAGTATAAGTAATATTTTCAGGAATATTGTGTGGCAATATCAATTTTAGGTGCTGGTGCATGGGGTACAGCAATCGCAATTTCATTAGGTAGTAAGAAAGATGTGATTTTGTGGACTCGCAATGAAACTACATTTGAATCAATCAACGGGAAAAGAGAAAGTGACAAGCTACCCGGTTGTCGAATTTCTGATAATGTGTCAGTAAAATTGGCTATTGAAGACACAATTAATGCTTCAGTAACAATCCTCGCTGTTCCCACTCAGTCTCTGAGGAAGGTATGTCAGCAATTGCATAATTGTAATCTGAAAAAAGATGTAGCAATAATTTTAGCTTGTAAGGGAATAGAAAAGTCTACATTAAAATTACCTAGTGAAATAGTAAATGAAATTTTACCTAACAATCCTATTGCTATTTTTTCAGGTCCTAGCTTTGCTGTAGAAGTTGCAAGAAAATTACCCTATTCAATGGTTCTTGCATGCCAAAATAACACATTAGGTTCAAAGCTAGTATCAGAGCTGcaacaagaaaatgttaaattgGAGTTTAGTAACGACATTATAGGAGTACAGATTTGTGCAGCGTTAAAGAACGTTTTTGCTATAGCGTGTGGGATTGTTCTAGGTAGTAAACTTGGGTTTAATGCTCATGCAGCATTGATTACGAAAAGTATGAGCGAAATTAAGGCTTTATACTCAGCAAAAATTGGTGACGGTAGTGTGGATATAAATACACTACTTGGGCCAGCATGTCTGGGTGACCTAATTATGACATGCACATCCTTGAATTCAAGAAACTTATCTTTTGGGTTTAAAATAGGTAATAGTGACAATGGCTTTAATGTTCAGCAGATTTTGTCAGAAGGCAAGTCAGTGATTGAAGGTTTTAGCACTGCTGAGTCCATATTTAATTTAGCAGGAAAGCTAAAGATAAAAATGCCTATATGTGAAGCGGTCTATAGATTATTGTATGAAAGCGCCTCTATAGAGGATACTATTTCTGTTCTTATAAGTTAATTTTGTATTTGGATATATTgtgaaatttttatataaattaatatcaaCGTGGTGGCTGTCTGGAACAGTAAAAAAAATGCCAGGTACTGTGGGTAGTTTGGCTTCTTTTCCGCTTGTTCCTGTAATCCTgagcaacaaaattttaggtgcagcaattatttcttttttattcttaATTGGATTATGGTCTACAGGTAATTATATAAAACATTACAAGACTTCATGTGATCCAAAAGAGGTAGTAATTGACGAAGTGGTTGGTCAATTGCTGACGATACTTTTAGTTTCGATATTGTTAAGCCAAGAGATGAATTGTTCTTCATTGTTGTTgtgctttttttcttttaggtTTTTTGATATAATAAAAACGTGGCCTATAAATTTAATCGATAAAAATACCAAAGGTCCTTTAGGTATTATGCTAGATGACGTTATAGCTGCAATTTTAGCCTGTGTTCTTATAGGAGccttttattgtttattgttggtGTATGCaggataaaaaaatttattattcaaGCTTAATTGTTCAAAATCTAAAGGATTATATACTGTACACAGCGAATTTATCTGAGTGGGAAGTACACGATGAATTTGATAACATCATATTTACAATAAATGGTACCAGGGAgtcattatttaattttgtgtTCTGTGGAGATCAATGTACCGAGCTTTCTATACAAAAAACTCTAGATTATCTCAGAACAAGAGATATAGAAGCAACATGGGTAATAAATTCACATATGAAAATAAGAGATATTTTAGAAAAGTGTGAAATAAAACACGTTAGCACACCAAAAAAAGCTTTACTTAATATGAAAAATTACTTTTTACCTGCTGATGTTATTCCAAACTTGAGGTTAAATGCTGTGAATGGTAGCAACCTCTTAGAACAGTTAGATCTACACACttctaaaattttttatcatggCGTTGGAATTGTCAGCACATTTTTTCGCGGATTATCAAATTATGCTGATAAGAACTCAAGATTAAGATTTTTTCTTGTAACActaaataatgaaattattgGGACATGCGGTCTTTATGTTCAAGATAGCGTAGCTGGTTTTTATAGTGATGGAGTTTTACCAATTTACAGGAATCGTGGAATAGGTACCCAAATGGTTTTAGAAAGAATAAAGATAGCTAAACAGCTTGAATGCAAATATATAGTAGCACATTGTATGAAATCTTCTGTGAACCTTTATAAGAGATTGGGCTTTCAAATGTTAGGCAATCTTTACTTATATACCTCTTCAGCATAATTCTGAGCGGTTACAAATTTTTACATTTGTTTTAAAAGTgctatgttttttttgtatgaagtggttttaatattgattctAATATTATTCTTTCTCTCTTattctaaattaaaaattagtaATAAGATTAAGAACTTACAGCATCAAAATGTtatcataaataatttaattgataCTGTGAATGATGGGTTTTATAtttgggatgcaaaaaaacgTATAGAAAAGTTCTCTCCCAATTTACTAATTTTGCTTAATACTGTTTTTTACTCATTTAATGAGTTTGTGAATTTTTTTGAGCAATCAGAAAGcttaatcaaaaattttgttgaggcaaaggaaataaataaatcttttACTCTAGATTTAAAGTCAAAAGACAGTGAGGTTTATTGCATATGTTACGGTAGAAGCATAATAGATGATTCTAACAATGTGATAGGTGTGCTGTTATGGATAAGGAATGTCTCAGACTGTAAGATAAAGGCTAACGGACTTGAGTTAGAAAATAGTAAGCTTACACAGGAAGTGGAGAGCTATAAAAACGTTTTCAACTCTTTACCATTTCCAATACTAAGATATAACAAGAGTAGAAAGGTGGAATTTTATAACTTGTTTTATGATAAATATGTAGATGGTTCTAAGAAATTTGCTATTACCGGTAGCGCTCATAGCACAAAACCAGGAAGACATGTCATAACTTATAAGAACGAACCTAAggttttcgattttgttaaaattcCAATACAAGGTTCTGGTAGCATAGTAATGTATGGGAAAGATGTTAGTGATGCAGAGAAATTATATACTGAATTAAACAGTGATTTAGCTACACAGAAAAATTTGCTTGAGAGGTTACCGGTTGCTATAGTAATATATAGTAAGAATCAAAAgctaaaattttataataatgctTTTATAAAAACCTTTCAATTTGACCCAAAATTTTTGGCATCTTACCCAACTTATCACGAAGTTATGCTTTACCTCTTCGAATCTAAAAAGCTTTTAGAAAAAGAGGATTTTCAAACTATTAGTAACCAAAGACATGAGttgttcaaaaaattatttgaatcgTACGATGATACGATGCACTTCACAAACGGAAAAGCGTTCAGGGTATTAACAATACCCTACGCTTCGGAAGGTTTGCTGTTCTCTTACGAAGAATGCAAAAGATAATACTTAAACTCCTTCTCTCTCTACCATGAGCTGTTTTACTTTCGCTATTGCTCTTGCTGGATTAAGTCCTTTAGGACAAGTTTTTGTGCAATTCATTATTGCATGACAACGATACAACTTGAATGGGTCGTTTAAAACATCAAGTCTTTCACCTGTCTTATTATCACGGCTGTCAGCAATCCATCTGTAAGCTTGTAATAGTATTGCTGGTCCTAAAAATTTATCACTATTCCACCAGTAGCTTGGGCAACCAGTCGAACAGCAAGCACATAATATACAGTCGGACAAGCCatctaatttttttctatCTTCAGAAGATTGAGAGTATTCTTTATTTGGTAGGGCAGGCTTATCTGCTTGTAACCAAGGTTTAATTGATTTGTATTGCTCATAAAATTGGCTCAAATCCGAGACTAGGTCCTTTATTACATACATGTGAGGTAATGGATATATTTTTACGTCACCTTTTATATCATGTATAGATCTAGTACATGCAAGAGTATTGGTTCCGTCAATATTCATGGCACAAGATCCACATATGCCTTCTCTACAAGAACGTCTGAAAGTTAAAGTCGAATCTATTTcatcctttatttttattaatgcaTCAAGTACCATAGGGCCACAACTATCCATATCAATAAAAAATGTGTCTATTCTAGGGTTTTTCTCGTCATCAGCAGACCAACGGTAAATTTGAAATCTTCTGATGTTTTTTGCTCTAGCAGGAATAGGATAAATTTTGCccttttgattaattttagAATTCTTTGGCAAAGAAAACTGAACCATATCACTTACCTTTTATTGTTTATAGCTAAAACCCTTTGTAGATAACATATTTTATTATCATCtactatatttttattaaattcctTTTAAATCGCACACATATTGTAGCCAAGCGAAGCTAAAATCTCTCTTTCTAGATTTTTCATTATAATTTCTTCATCTTTTTTTTGGTGATCATAACCAAGTAAATGCAGTAATCCATGCACTAACATGTGTGCAATGTGAGCAAGAATGGGTATATAATACTCATGCGATTCTCTTTTTATTGTGTCTATTGAAATTGCTATGTCTCCTAAATCGCACTCATTAGACAATTGTTCATACGGAAATGATAGTACGTTAGTTGGCTTATCCATTTctctaaattttaaattaagttgATGTAGCAAGTCATCATCAGCCAGAGCTATTGATATATTTGGTTTATAGTGGtctatttttaattcttttagaGAAGCATTGATGACACctaatacaaaatttttaggATTTTCTATAATGCTGCACCATTTCTTGTCAAGAATATTTACTTCTAACATGAGTGACACATCAGTAAGGGTGTCATGCAAAtagctgacactggaatccaaAAAAGAAGAGTTATAGACCCTTGTGTCATGTACACAACTGTACGAATATTGTACACTAGAAGgatgtcatcccagtgtctaggcactgggatccaggaatTTTGATTAGACATCAAGTTAGTGAATATAAAAGTAGCTAATCTTATATTAAAACACAACGGCTTTAATGTGGTTGCATTAAggctggattccagtgtcaagcactggaatgacacctTTGTGTTTGATGCAAAATCGGCTATAACGTTTAATGCACTGCCTTCGAGACAAATATTCATACAGCTGTGCGTTGTGTGCTGAGATGACATCATTTAGGAACTGAAATGACAGGTATTACACATCACTCATCCTTATTATTTCATTCCATTCAATTTCCGAAACTGGGGCAATTGATAAACGTGGTTGTTTTAATATagtcatatttttcaaaagtgggttttgttttatattatttaacgTTACTTGGTTATTTAAAGGTTTCAAAAACTTTACATTCACTAATCCGAACTTGGGATCATTAACATGATAATACTCTTTAAATACTTCAACGATTCCAAGTATTGCTTTCTCTTTACCTGTATGATAAAAAAACGCAAGATCGCTtgctttcataattttcatGTAATTTTGAGCTTGATAATTGCGCACACCATCCCACTCAACTACCTGctccttttccattttttgccATGAGTATTCACTTGGCTCTGACTTAAGTAGCCAAAattgcattatttttttcttcttaagTAAGCTGGTATATCATAGATATTGCTGCCCCACTTAGCTCCTTCGCTTACCTGTTCAGCTGGTTTTGTTTCCAGTGTTTTGTCTTGTGTACTTTCACTTTGACTATATGGCCACTTAAATTTCTCTTTCTCTGAGTCTTCGCTCTGACTTATAGGTGAAGTTTCTGATTTATTATTGCGACCATCAATGCCAGTTGCAAGAACAGAAACTCTAACTCTTCCCTCCATCGCTTGATCAAAAGTAGCACCAAATATTATATTTGCATTTTCATCTACTTCTTCACGCACTCTATTGGCTGCAGCATCAACTTCAAACAGAGTCATATCTCCGCCACCAGTAATGTTAATTAATATTCCTTGCGCACCTTTCATTGATACATTATCAAGCAATGGATTAGATATTGCAGCCTCTGCAGCACTAATTGCTCTATCTTCTCCTTCTGCCTCTCCGGTGCCGATCATCGCTTTGCCCATCTCGCTCATTACTGTTTCTATATCAGCGAAGTCAAGATTGATAAGCCCTGGCATGACCATCAAGTCAGTTACTCCTCTGATGCCAATGTGCAGAACATTATCAGCAAGTTTAAATGCATCAGAAAATGTAGTTTTTTCATTTGCAATTCTAAATAAATTCTGATTTGGAATGACAATAAGTGTATCCACGTATTTTTGCAGTTCTTCAAGTCCAAGCTCTGCAATGCGCATACGGCGCACACCTTCAAAACCGAACGGTTTAGTTACAACTCCAACAGTCaatatctttttttcttttggcgCTCTATCCTTAACTGCGGCTCTTGCTTCTCTGGCTGCTTTTGCAATTACCGGTGCTGCACCGGTTCCAGTACCACCGCCCATTCCTGCTGTGATGAAAAGCATATGACTATCTTTTATATGCTCCATAATCTCATCAATTGACTCTTCTGCTGCACCTTTGCCAACATCAGGCAAAGCACCAGCACCAAGCCCCTTAGTTAAATTAATGCCAAGCTGAATTTTTTTATCACATAACGACTTTTCTAGTGCTTGAGCATCGGTATTTGCGACAACAAAATTCACTCCTTGCAAATTAGATTGGATCATGTTATTCACAGCATTtccaccagcaccacccacTCCCACAACGGTAATCCTTGGGTGCAATATAGGTAACTCCGGCAGACTAAGATCAATAGACATTTAAATTACTCAAATTTAGCGAATTCACTTGATAATAAGTTACcgcttttttaataatatgcAAATACTTTTCACTTCTATAGGCGTAAACAGTAAACGGGATTTACTTATTCTTAACATTTATACTAATAAGTGCCGTTAATTATAATAACTAGATTCTTAGATGACATCACTTAACCgatgcaaaaaatagaaaacgtTTATAAAAAGGGACAGAAACCTAtccctttttattttgttgaagATTATTATACTTCCTGACCTTTCCCTTTCAATGCTTCAACTGcaacatcttttaattttgaggCAACTTGATATGTTCCATaaacagcagcaactgcagcaaTTGCCATTATGGCACCCGCAACTATCTGACCAGCAACACCTGTTCCGATAAATCCAGGTAATGAAGCAGCTATTGCTTGATTTGTTCCAACAAAGTAACTGGCAGTCTTAGCAAGAAACCCAGAAGCTTCTGCTGCACTAACAAAGCCTGCTTTCATATGCATTGCTGTAAAGACAACACTTGCAACTGCAAGCGGAAATAATGCTGTTCTCCCTTTATTATGCATAGCGTACTGACCAGCTCCACTAGCAGCACCGGGAATTCCCCAGTATTTTTCAGCTTGTATATATCCTTGTGGAATAGCATAAAAAATGCCATCCCCTTTTCCATACTCATAATTTGTTAATGCCATAACTCTACTCCTTAAATAGAAtgttaaaatttcattaaggaagcatatagtaaaaaaaattgcctGTCAAGTaaactaattttttaatatacctTTATTCTGTAATTGAGCGCTTCAGCAATGTGTGCTCTTTTTACTTCTTCACTTTTTGCAAGATCTGCAATAGTTCTTGCAACTTTTAATACGCGTGTGTAGCCTCGATTGGAAATGTAATTTTCTTTCAGTACGTATTTTAGCAATTCTAACCCTGCCTGATCTGGTTCagtaaatttattaaatgcttCACCGCTTACTTCTGAATTGCAACGAATATTTAATTCACTATAGCGCTCAGTTTGAACTTTTCTTGCTGCTATCACTCTTTCTCTTATGATTTTAGTACTTTCTCCCTCCACAGAGATTTCAGGAGAGAGTATGCTAACGTTTGGCATTTCAATGCATATGTCTATTCTATCAAGCAATGGGCCtgatattttgtttttgtaatcTGTGCCACACTTTGGAGCTTTGTTGCACGATCTGCTTGCATCACCTAAATAACCGCACCTGCAAGGGTTCATTGCAGCAATCAGTTGAAAATTTGCAGGGTAGGTTATGTGAGCATTTGCCCTTGCAACGGTAACTTTTCTATCTTCAAGTGGTTGGCGCAGAGAATCAAGCACAAGTCTTGGAAATTCTGGCAACTCATCAAGGAATAACACGCCATTGTGAGCCATGGTAATTTCTCCAGGTTTTGCATTCTTTCCTCCCCCTATCATCGCTGGCATAGAGCATGAATGATGAGGTTCACGAAAGGGACGAGTTACTTTGAATATTTCATTACCAGTTTTTGTTATGCtggaaataatattaacaTCAATCATCTCCTGTTCGGTTAAATCAGGCAGCAATCCTATAAAGCGCTTAGCAAGCATTGATTTTCCAGTACCAGGAGGGCCAACAAGAAGCATATTATGCCCACCTGCTGCTGCAATTTCAGCTGCTCTTTTTGCAACAACTTGGCCTTTGATATCCTTCATATCGGGAACCAATCTTTTTTCTTTGGGTGCATcactataattaaaaattactgGCTGAATTAATTGCTCACCCTTAAAGTGTCTGATAATATCAGTTAATTTCTCTATAGCCAGAATTGAAACATTCTTCACCCATACAGCTTCTACACCATTTCCTCTCGGGCAAATTACTCCTTTATTGTCCTTTTTTGCATTAATTGCTGTTGGCAGCACACCTGAAACTGGAATAACTCTGCTATCAAGAGCCAGTTCACCCATGATTATATAAGACTGAACTTTTTCAACTGGTATCACATTCATTACAACAAGTAGTCCAATAGCAATAGCCAAGTCATAATGACTGCCTTCTTTCAGCAAATCCGCAGGGGAGAGATTAACTGTAATTCTTTTTGGAGGTAGTAGTAGATTGATTGAATTTAACGCTGCTCTGATGCGTTCTTTGGATTCCGCAACAGTTTTATCTGGCAATCCAACAATATTGACTGCTAGTACAACATTGCATAATTCTATTATGCctattttgatcaaaatttgCAAGACTTTTTATGCGAAATACTATGTATAAGTGGTTGTGGttgatttcaatttgatgAATTAACATTCTAATAATATTTTGCTTAGTCTGCCAATCTACTTGATCAAGCTTTGATTCAACACTTGAGGAAAAGTTTTTCAAGCTATCTGTAACAAGGCTCAATTCTTGTTGTAATTTCTTTTGATCAagtactttttctttttcctcCTCAATTTCTTTCAAATGCTGTTTCATTGTTGTAATTCTTGGCTCAAATTCTTCTTGGCTTATAAACCCTTTGGCATAGCtatcgataaattttttgataCTTAATCTTAACTTACTTTCTTGCTTTTCACGTGTTTGATTATGTAAAGGTTTTTTGTTCTCTGACAATCTACGTTGATATTCATTTGCAATCCTATCTGGCTCTTTTAATATACTCTTAACTTCCTCCCATACGACTGTATCGAGTACATCAGTGCGTATTGATTTATTATCGCAGATTTTATTGCCATTAAATTTGCTAGAGTTTGTACCAGAGCAACGATAGTAATAATATGTCGACTTTTTATGAACGTGGTTTGTACCACAATAAGTATATTGACAACGTTGGCATACCATTAAACCTTGTAATAAATATGTTTCTCTTCTTTGCCGTACTCTTGCTCTTTGTCTATTTTCAGCTAATTGTGTTTGCACtgaatcaaataaattttcattgATTATTTTTGGTACTGGAATATAAGTCCAATTCTCTTTATCACTATTAAAGCGACCACTTTTAAGTTTACCACaagttcctttttttgatttttttacttGTGGTTTTGAGCATGTCCTAGTTTTACCATAAGCTGCTTGTCCTATATAAGCAGGATTTTTTAACATGTTCCAAATAGTGCTCCTTTTCCAATACCTTTTTCCTGTTCGTGTTATTATCGGTATCTTATTCAGTTCATGTACAACTTCTCCTATACTTGCTCTTTCTTGGCCAACCCGACTAAATATTTTACGCACTATATTTGCCTCTTCTTCATCAACCTCAAATTGAGCACTTCCTTCACCTACATGTTTTGCTATGTAGCGATAACCGTAAGGCGCCCTACCCATCACACTTATACACCCAGCTTTGGCCGCATGAAGTTTACCTCTACGGTTTCGTTCCATAATCTTTGCACGTTCATACTCTGCTATTGCTCCCTGAATCTGTAGAAATAAATGGGAATCAGGATTATCATCAAACTTATGATTCAAAAATACTATTTCAGATCCAGCCTTTTTAAACTCTTCGAGTAAGATCATTTGATATGAAAATTTACGTGATAGCCGATCAGGTGAATGAATATATATCTTATCAATCTTACCTTCTGCTACTCTATCACGTAAACTCTCTAAGCCAGGACGTTCTAAATTTGATCCACTATAACCATTATCGACAAACCTGTGCTCATCTAATAACTCATGTCCATCACTACTAATGCGACGCTCCAGTTCTACAATCTGACTCTCTATTGTATTCTCCTGTGCCTGTTGTCTTGATGAAACTCTTGCATACAAGCTTACCGTTACCATTTTCTTCTACCtcctttattttatatttcaataattGTTCATAAGCATTTGCCAAATATGTACTCGCCAATCTGTGAGGTTCATAACGGCAATTAATAGTTAATTCCCCTTTTTGCATGTTTTTCTTCCTGTGAGTTTTTTTATAAGGTTAGGAGACTCCTATTAAACTAAATCAACGCACACCTTATTTAAGAAAGCTGTCTAGTTCACACAAATTCTCCCTAATAAATATACaagatttgaaaaaattatgtCCAAAAAATCTTTGCTTAAATTATCACATTATATATGATATAGCTTATTTAAAGTATCATGAATGTTTATCCAAGTAATGAATTCTGGGAGAGTGATTTAGAAGTTCCTGTTAACCTCTTACTAGAACGTTTTCAGGATTCTAATGTACGTCAATCTTGGTTAGATTCCCTTTCTGGTAAACAACTTAGCATCATTTTTCAGCATTGctttaaaaatcatttaaatgggCAACTTTTTCAGGACGGAAATTATGACGATAGATCCACTCAACAAAAACGTAAGATACTTACCAGTTACTCTGACTCTCTTTTTGACTATTATCTCATTAGCTACTTTGATCGTACAAAACTTGAGGCTACAGTTAGTGAAGTAGCAAGATTTGCTCTGACTGAGAAGTTAATGAGATCGTACCTGGTAAAAAACAATACCAAGTATGATAAAAGATCCTTATTGTTTTTACTATTTCACATAAATTGTGAACTTCTAAAATCTGTCTATCACTTTGAtaaagtacaaaagagaggtTTCGTATCATTTGCTCTACAGAAATCACCAAGACAAATAAACACTTCATTCAAGGAATTTATGTCACAAGAAGCTGTAGAGCAGATACTGAAGTTTGAAAACCAATTGCAGGGTTTTTTCCATCATCAAGATCGGATATATATGTTTGTACGTCGAGGAAGTGACATGGATTTACTGCTTAATTCAAACAAAGTTGTTCATGGCCATAAACCTGAGTGGAtgattttagatttttcgatTGATGGTACAAAGGTTAATCTCTGTGCtaaaaataccaataaagctgTG from Drosophila ananassae strain 14024-0371.13 chromosome 4 unlocalized genomic scaffold, ASM1763931v2 tig00000241, whole genome shotgun sequence includes these protein-coding regions:
- the LOC123258061 gene encoding succinate dehydrogenase iron-sulfur subunit-like; this translates as MVQFSLPKNSKINQKGKIYPIPARAKNIRRFQIYRWSADDEKNPRIDTFFIDMDSCGPMVLDALIKIKDEIDSTLTFRRSCREGICGSCAMNIDGTNTLACTRSIHDIKGDVKIYPLPHMYVIKDLVSDLSQFYEQYKSIKPWLQADKPALPNKEYSQSSEDRKKLDGLSDCILCACCSTGCPSYWWNSDKFLGPAILLQAYRWIADSRDNKTGERLDVLNDPFKLYRCHAIMNCTKTCPKGLNPARAIAKVKQLMVEREGV